The Macrobrachium nipponense isolate FS-2020 chromosome 1, ASM1510439v2, whole genome shotgun sequence genome includes a window with the following:
- the LOC135219847 gene encoding sodium- and chloride-dependent glycine transporter 1-like — MGKEEKKDAGSQENLDNEEEERGTWGNQCEFFLSCLGYAVGFGNVWRFPYLCYKNGGAAFLIPYAVMLFCAGLPLFFMELALGQYASLGPNIIFPKIAPFFSGLGWGMIIVSLLVAIYYNIILAWTIFYTFASFTSELPWGHCNNDFNSIGCFTEDASANCRNQSMFYYNKTCISVDDLCSFGSLIPYDEDSCADPGNSSYIVNAESVVNRISASEDYFKNRMLGVTGTSWENLGSMRWELVGCLALAWIVVGLCMIKGVKSSGKVVYFTALFPYVVLLILFVRGVTLNGAYKGIEFYFLKPNITRLTETEVWNDAATQIFYSLGSSFGGLITLASYNKFKNNCMRDAIIISIANCSTSVFAGFVIFSILGFLATELGVEVKDVVDSGSGLAFVVYPAAVTRMPVPPLWSILFFAMLITLGLDSQFTMVETLSTALFDQFESLRSKKPLVVTVLCLALFICGLTMCLQGGIYMFELFNWYSAGLSVLILAITEIVVIQYIFGFKKFMRFITEEMGIWVPAPLYGYWMATWTVITPASLIIIFILSIYYYVPASWGSYVYPDNIQSLGWLLFAVSVVFIPLGIIYTLVKGEHKGMDLFRALPDFCPHHIRKMRETKGSATNGQPVGVFRYTYDNDGYQEGAAKVYPKLPESEDPPPYSNHL, encoded by the exons ATGGGCAAGGAGGAAAAGAAGGACGCTGGATCGCAGGAGAACCTCgacaatgaggaggaggagagaggcacCTGGGGGAACCAGTGCGAGTTCTTCCTGTCCTGTCTGGGATACGCCGTAGGATTCGGCAACGTCTGGAGATTCCCTTACCTCTGCTACAAGAATGGAGGAG CCGCGTTCCTCATCCCCTACGCCGTCATGCTGTTCTGCGCAGGTCTACCACTCTTCTTCATGGAGCTTGCTCTCGGACAATATGCCAGTTTGGGACCAAACATCATATTCCCCAAAATTGCTCCATTCTTTTCTG GTCTTGGATGGGGCATGATTATCGTGTCCCTGTTGGTTGCTATATATTACAACATAATCCTGGCTTGGACCATCTTCTACACCTTTGCTTCCTTCACCAGTGAACTGCCATGGGGTCATTGTAACAATGATTTCAATTCCATTG GTTGTTTCACAGAGGATGCATCCGCAAACTGCCGGAACCAGTCCATGTTTTACTACAACAAAACTTGCATTTCTGTCGATGACCTCTGCAGTTTTGGGAGTCTAATACCTTATGATGAAGATTCCTGCGCTGACCCTGGTAATTCAAGCTATATTGTTAATGCCGAGTCAGTTGTCAACAGAATATCTGCCAGTGAAGATTATTTCAA GAATAGAATGTTGGGGGTCACTGGAACCAGCTGGGAGAACTTGGGATCCATGCGCTGGGAGCTCGTAGGCTGTCTGGCTCTGGCATGGATCGTTGTGGGACTCTGCATGATCAAGGGCGTCAAGAGCTCTGGGAAAGTCGTCTACTTCACTGCTCTGTTCCCTTACGTCGTGCTCCTCATTCTATTCGTCAGAG GAGTGACCCTTAATGGAGCTTACAAGGGCATTGAATTCTACTTCTTGAAGCCAAACATAACTCGTCTGACAGAGACAGAAGTCTGGAATGACGCTGCTACTCAAATTTTCTACTCACTAGGGTCTTCATTTGGAGGCCTGATTACTCTAGCATCTTATAATAAATTCAAAAACAATTGTATGAG AGACGCTATCATCATTTCAATTGCAAACTGCAGCACTTCAGTTTTTGCTGGCTTCGTCATCTTTAGTATTTTGGGATTCTTGGCCACAGAACTCGGAGTCGAAGTTAAGGATGTAGTTGATTCCGGTTCTGGTCTGGCCTTTGTTGTGTATCCAGCTGCCGTGACACGCATGCCGGTGCCACCTCTCTGGTCCATCCTCTTCTTTGCTATGTTGATCACCCTGGGTCTCGATTCTCAG ttcacgATGGTGGAGACCCTGTCAACGGCCTTATTTGATCAGTTTGAAAGTCTTCGCTCCAAAAAACCGTTAGTGGTGACAGTTTTGTGCTTAGCGCTGTTCATCTGCGGTTTGACAATGTGCCTCCAAGGTGGAATATACATGTTTGAATTATTCAATTGGTATTCGGCTGGGCTGTCTGTTCTGATTTTGGCCATCACCGAAATTGTCgtaatacaatatatttttg GATTCAAGAAGTTCATGCGCTTCATAACTGAAGAAATGGGGATATGGGTTCCCGCTCCACTTTATGGTTATTGGATGGCCACTTGGACAGTGATCACACCAGCGTCCCTCATT ATCATCTTCATTTTGTCCATCTACTACTACGTCCCGGCCTCCTGGGGAAGCTATGTGTATCCAGACAACATACAGTCTCTTGGTTGGCTCTTGTTTGCAGTATCTGTGGTGTTCATTCCTCTGGGAATCATATACACTCTCGTTAAGGGTGAACATAAGGGTATGGATCTCTTCAGAGCCTTACCTGACTTCTGCCCCCACCATATAAGAAAGATGCGTGAAACCAAGGGATCTGCTACTAATGGCCAGCCTGTAGGAGTCTTCAGGTACACATACGATAATGATGGCTACCAAGAGGGCGCTGCTAAG GTGTATCCTAAACTCCCCGAGTCAGAAGACCCACCACCTTACAGCAACCACCTTTAA